The Prevotella sp. oral taxon 299 str. F0039 genome has a segment encoding these proteins:
- a CDS encoding alkaline phosphatase: protein MNYHAISLCTLFLSFVLGVKGQQNTTQTYTLKTPYAVEKITPPKGKKVKNVILMIGDGMSLMHIYTAWTCNRGQLWLENAQYTGLSKTPCLNRLVTDSGAGGTALSSGVKTRYHAVGVDGDGKPVPSLCKLAQQKGKSAGIAVTCRLWDATPATFCCHNSDRDREQEIAADYVNCGIDYAFGGGAKFFERRNDGRNLFNELTKKGYQIARSWESLEKINSGKVFAVPYLVDTPLPDERGDLLARASLKGIDLLNQNKKGFFMMIEGSQLDDYGHFNQLDMLMKETHDFDRTIGAVMKWAAKDGETLVVVTADHETGGLTLLGGDLEKGTVTCHFSTRDHSGTMVPVYAFGPGSEQFTGFMNNTDIFKKIKKLLKL, encoded by the coding sequence CCTTATGCAGTGGAAAAGATAACTCCACCTAAAGGAAAAAAGGTGAAAAATGTCATCCTAATGATAGGTGACGGAATGAGTTTGATGCATATTTACACGGCATGGACTTGCAACAGAGGACAACTTTGGTTAGAGAATGCACAATATACAGGACTTTCTAAAACTCCTTGTCTCAATCGATTAGTGACCGATTCGGGTGCAGGAGGTACAGCATTATCGAGTGGAGTGAAAACTCGTTATCACGCAGTGGGCGTAGATGGCGATGGAAAACCAGTACCTTCGCTTTGCAAGTTGGCGCAACAAAAAGGCAAGTCGGCAGGTATAGCAGTCACATGTCGTCTTTGGGACGCCACACCCGCAACGTTCTGTTGTCACAATAGCGACAGAGATAGAGAGCAAGAGATTGCTGCCGACTATGTAAATTGTGGTATTGACTATGCTTTTGGAGGCGGAGCGAAGTTCTTTGAACGGCGTAATGACGGAAGAAATCTATTTAATGAGCTTACCAAAAAGGGCTATCAGATAGCTCGTTCATGGGAAAGTTTGGAGAAAATAAATAGTGGTAAGGTCTTTGCAGTACCTTATTTGGTAGACACTCCGCTACCAGATGAGCGTGGAGATTTGCTTGCTCGAGCATCATTAAAGGGCATTGACTTACTTAATCAAAATAAAAAAGGTTTCTTTATGATGATAGAAGGATCGCAGTTAGATGATTATGGCCACTTTAATCAATTAGATATGCTCATGAAAGAAACGCACGACTTCGACAGAACTATTGGTGCTGTGATGAAATGGGCGGCTAAAGATGGTGAAACACTTGTGGTTGTGACTGCCGATCACGAAACAGGAGGATTGACATTGTTAGGTGGTGACCTTGAAAAAGGCACTGTTACTTGTCATTTCTCAACCCGAGATCATTCTGGAACGATGGTACCTGTCTATGCATTTGGTCCAGGTTCAGAGCAATTTACAGGTTTTATGAATAATACCGACATATTTAAAAAGATTAAAAAGCTTCTAAAGCTTTAA